The genome window CTGTGAGAAATATAAACGGGTAGAAATGTTTGATAAACCACCCAAAACATcaggactctctctctctcgtgaaGACATTGTGTAATCAATTGCCACATAAAAGCCAATATTTCTAGTTAGAGCATCTATATTGTTAGAGCCataattttagctatttggctctattaaaagttactttatattttttaccttCTTAGTTTATAAACAATCTAACATCagtagttttattttagtttttaacacaataaaataacataaataacacaataaaataatatttttactacaataaacaattcatttatttattatttatttatctattcgtctctatctctctttttccctcttttcaaTCCACAGCCAATCCTCACATCAAATCGGAAAACACTACCTACAACAACCACAATCACAAGTATTGGATATATATGATCACTCGGCCACAACAGCTGCAAACACTGCCCACAACCACTAAGCTCAAGAACAGAGAAAGCATAATCAATGGGCTTGACAAACAAAATCCATTATGAACACAACCATTCCCAACCAATACTTCACTTAAATGCCATAAACACATACATAAAACACCAAagacacaagaaaaaaaaatgtaacagaAACTCCACTTCTTTTGCACATAACAGAACCCACAGCTCTTGAAGTAGCCTTGTAaacaaaatacccccgaaaaaTTCATCTATTGCACCAAAATGCCCACAAATCggaaaacacaaacccactGCCCACGACGATGGCTGATTTAACAGAGAGCTTTGGTGAGGATGATGGATGATGGATGAATTAGTAAGTGGGTCGGCGATGGTGCGTGGGTCGGCAATGATGAATTGGGTTGGTGGTGAGAAGAATGATGAATCGACGAGGATGATGGATGATGGACAATGGACGAACAAACTGGGCTTCGAAGATGGGTGATGGTGCGTGGGTTGGCGATGGATGAACAGTGCTTGGCTTCGATGATGGTTCGTGAactttggtggtggtggtgaggaGGATGATGAATCAACAGAGGTGAGAGTTTGATGAGGAGGatgagagagaggtgagagtttGATTTGTTTTGAGAAAGGGAAGAAGTGAAACGgcagaggaaaaaagaaagaaataatatttcaacatgaggaggaaaaaaaattagatggttGTACACGAGTATGTAAAAATTTTACCTATACCACCACTAATGTTGCACCCTTATTGTATattgtggtgctaaaaatagcaatttaattttttagcacTACCAATACTAATGCCCTTAAAGGggcaaaatctaaacaaaaaacacaTGCGTATGTGTGtgtggaggggggggggggggttgatgATTggttgtcaatttttttaataagtttttgttAGATTTGTTGGGCTAATGATTTATGGATGGTGGTTGTTTGGGTTGATTTGTGGAGTTGTTTGGGTTGATATGTGAAGGGAGGACCAAGTTTTATTTTCCTTAGGTCTAATTCAAATTTGGCCCTAATATATCTACAAGATTAGGGGGGCCATGATTTGCGCCCTTTAATatgtaaactttttttctttggcgtaATAACACCTTAAGAATAGTGGTTTTCATATTAATACAAATATTCTATCttctttcatcaaaaaataatcaatgtcATTTCCTTTAAGATCGAGCTAttaattttaaagataaaattctGTAAGGATGTAATTTAATTCCAATATGTcacattattatattacatattaaagaaaaaacacaatcatTCTAATACtcatttgaaaatccaacttaaTTTTGAGTTTATTGAGAGATTATTATATATGGTAGGGTATAttaagttttaagtaaaaagctgatctaacaatattttattaaaccactagcctctaagcacgcatGTTTCtcatgctcagaggctcttttatttttttggataaaggttaataatttccAATAgtaattgtaatttcttttttaaaagtgtGTTTGAAAGTGGTGTAGTGATATAAAgaaatgacaaagtttagttacaaaatttgtcGTAGCCTTAagctataaccttactcaatatccttttattgaaggtgaattttgacaaattcaccattggattatattttctttttatatcttctatactaacaaaatttctagaaaattaaaaatcaataactatgtcatcaattaattgcttaaattataactttttgtaatttgaaattatgcataaaatataaacttatggatcatatagtaaataatatatgattgacacaaaatttaacatgtttattaagaatgtaaagaacatagaatttaacggttagattttgaaaatatgtagtcatatttattttttgagtaagattgtagccttaggttacaactaattttgtagttaaattttgtccataaaaaaaagtttgggtaGGAAAAATGAGATAAACCTAagggctaaattttaggagttctctctctctctctctctctctctttaaaaaaaaaaaataggagtGTTTTACTgttatttggatgaaaaaggaattaaaaatttttccataaaaaaggctaaattttagggaataaaaaatgaaggtgAAGTAAAAAAAGCCCTAAATTTTAAGGGTTCTCTCCCTGAATTCAAAATGAAGtttgttatttgatatttatgacCCTATTTTTAAGAGaagatatttttaattaatgagagtatttttgaaccatataTAGGTCGAATTCAAAGTGAAAAATCTTCTTATAGATAGTATAGATCATTATCAAATTTTGATTCTTAATTTTAATGATCCATATATTtcttaacaaaaattcaaaaagtacATCTAGGCATGCATGCCTTGTGCTTCCtcaaagagaaacaaaaaagcaTGCTTGAGGTTGTGCTTCATTATTGAAGCTTTGTTTTAACAAAGGAAAATGCTTGGACCTTAGGACTTGACCTTTGACCCTTAAGCGCACTTAAGCACActtgcatatttttatttgaacaaTTAACCATTTCGACATATGATTGATTACATATCAACTATTCTGTTAAGAGTTTTTCAGCAAAGTCTATCATATGATTCATCGCATGACATTAGCATGAGTTTTGctatattatctataattttaaaaggacgttattactttctttcttctgtataacaaaaaaattagaaataaagcATATTTTTGAAGCAttcaaaagtttgtttattCCAGCTAGTTTGCCTGCATTTCAGCTGTgaagattctctctctctctctctctctcatctttgccaaacactttttttttttaacttagaTCATGTTGGGTAACAattccattttttaattatttacgATACCACAAAAATAACGGTATGTCATATGATTATAtttgttaggatttttttaaCGGTACTATATAGGGGTACTATATATTAGGATGGATGGTATCATACGTGAGACCCATTTAACATATAGAAACATGCCTAAATTAACCCTgccatctttttatttatttatttattttttgagaaacaaacacacacacaaaaaagagagaaaaatgggtTTTAATACAAAGGTACACCACAACttcactcaaaagtcatgataacttttaagggagggtggggCAAGTTATATACTAtacacaacacactctcttaagtaAGGTGGGACAATTACACCTTGTCATCTTCTAAGTGTGTTCCATTATGATTTTTGAGATAAGTTAGTCGTGGTAGGTTAACTTACTAAGCTAGACCACTGAATCATTTGCATATATGTCCTGCAGAGTGAAATGTTTTGTAACTGTATAATTAAATGGTTCACAAGGATTCATAACCGAATTAAATCTCACATCTTTGCAGAATCTGGCATTAGTACTGATATCTGGACTAGCTATACTGCAATGATGATGTTCATATCTGTCATCCCACTTTTAATTGTTCAAATACCACAAATTCTCGATTCAATTCTATGGAGGCACATAGCAGTCTTGATTGGGCTTATTGCCTCTCTTCTTCTATTGGTTTCTTATAGCACTTACAAGGTAAGTGTGCCtataattatattgtcttcGCTGGTTGGTTAATGGTAATCCAGTTCTATTTCTCTCACCAAAATCTTTTATTGTCTTATAGATAGATAATCTTGAGTGATCAAATTTGTCTAATCATGTggaaatttgggaaaaaaaatttcaacttgaTTTTTCAGATTTTGTTATTAAATCTGTATTGTAGCCGGTTCCAGTTCATGTTGTGGAATATGTCCCTGATAAGCAAGTTATTCTACCAATGTTTGGATTGTTAAAGTTAGACATATTATGTCTCAAGTGAACCAAATCAATTGTAGGCCCATATACTTGTAAAAAAGTATATTAACATTGGATTAGTCAAGGGTCCTCTAGTATATAAACACAATATTAGGTTCATTAAATAGAAGAGCTAGTAGACAGTATGTCTTCGTTTAGGACTTTTACTATAGACGTAAGTTGATAGGCTAAACTATGTCAACCTTTATATTCGATCTCTCCTTCTTGATTCTGCTCATCACTCAATCACCCATGATCACCCAATTTTAATAGTTAAAAACTACTGGTTTTTCTATTGATACTGATGAAGTGCAAATTCGTTAGTCGAAGTGAATGCGTCCATATGGAACCAAGCCCTCGTCTTAGTGCTCAACAGAAATGGTACGGTAGCTCCCTTAGAGTGGTCACTGGTGTGGTGACTGtcacaacgtctccgatgccaaagtcagtacAGGGAAGCTTTCAAATTATAAAGCAATGTAATGGGATAACAACAAGTATTTCTGATTGTCTCTATGCACCTTGTGCTGGTGCTTGTGGGGGCCTTATATATGCTTCTACAACCCCTAGCCGTTGTGGCAGTTATTGTGGCCTTAATGCCTCTCTTGGTAATGCCTTGTGCTTAATAATGTGGATTTCAATAGTCTTTCAACGGTCCATACAGCTATCTTTGTAACTGCCCGAGGTATTATTGCCTGTATTGAATGGCTTTTCTATCTTCGTCAATGACGTGGACATTTGATATGTTCGTCTTGGGGGATGGCCTCGTTGGTAGTGATGATATTGTCCATGTAAGTTTAGTTCGTTAGTCTCATTAGCTGCCCCCCAGGCTCTATGGTCATCCGTGAATCGGCGATCACTAAGAGgcgaaagttttttttttttttttttttttttgtctcttggGATTCCCCTCCACATTCAATGCGTAGTGGTGGCACTGGGTGTGTTGTGGCCACATGGTGTAGCCTAAGGGGTGGTTTTAATGCTCCACACCATGTGACTCTCGGTTttccagcttttttttttttttttttttttttttttttttttttttttaagttttctgtGCTTAGCTTTTTAAACTTCCTTCCTTCTATTTCTTTATTACTCTTCACTTCCCTTTTTGCTCTGCATTTTCCGAGTTGCCATTGCTGAACCCGTGCTGCCATTGTTGCTGTAAACCTTCTGAGTTTTGCTTTCTTTCTCCGCCACTTTTGAGGTATGGCCTCTCTCCTTCTCAATTTTTCTTTAGGTAGATAACTTTGTGGCAATTTCTAATTTTACTTTGgcttttctgtgtttttttgtCTCTCTAGGATCtttacccttcttctttttgagTCCTATGCTTAGTAGCTCTAAGGTTAGGGCCCTTCGTCCCtctgtctcttttctttttgcccGTTTAGAGGGCTCTTTAGGTATTTTTCCCACATCTCGAGAGGTTCGTTTTAGAGGGTAGTGGTTTGTGTATAGTATTGGGTGATTTGCTACCGCTGCTCCGTCAATCAATTGATTGGTTTGAAGGTTTGATAATGGAGCAAGGAGTGGTGTTAGAGGTGAGGTCGAGTGAGTTGGAGACCGGGTTATCATCTAGTGATAGACTCGTGGAGGGGGATACTGTCGTCTCTGCCCCTCAAGAGGTTAAGGCTTTCCATGCTCTTGAGGAGGAGTGCGGCTTAGATGGCAAAACACTCTCTAGGTTTAAGGACAAATTTCAATTCCTAGATAGGGTTAGGGTCCGTCTACCAAGTGAGGAGGATCGGGCTTGCCACTTCTTTCCTGGGGAGGTATACTTCTATGAGGCTACCTTTCTTTGTGGGCTTAGGTTCCCCATCCATCCTTTCATCATGGAGTTGCTGGACCACTTTGGTATTGTTCCTGGGCAACTTATGCCCAATTTGTGGAGGATAGTGGTCAATTATATGGGGATATGGCTGGCTGCTATGGACGGAGATATGATCAGGGTGAACGAGCTTGTCTACCTGTACCGTTTGAAAGCGTCTAAGGAGCACAGGTATTATGAGTTGTTGCCATGGGAGAGGAGGATTAGGATCGTCTGGAATCTACCCTCGTCATTCAGATACTGAAAGTCCCGGTTCTTTTTTGTGTCCGGAGATGATTAGGAGACTCCCTCTAGTGAAGTTTGGGGTGATCTCCCAAGGTTGCTCCGTTGGTGGAGTATCTCGAATTTAGGTGCGTCATTATTCTTCTTGGCttgttaattttctttatttattcgTTGTTACTTAACTCTTTTTCCCATCGTTTTGTGCAGTTAAGAGATGACCCAAGCTCAAAAGCAGATACAGGGAGTGTGTTGAGAAGGCCATCAAGTATGCAAAGACGATCAAGGACTTTGACGATTTGGTGGATCCACGGACTCTTGCCTTCTTCTGCCTTGGTCCTGAACCATCTGCTTTTGTCTTGCGAAAGTTGGAAAAGGTTGAACAACTCTTAGCCGCTTAGGAGAAGCTGAAGGTTATTGCTGTGAAGGCCGTCGAGGGTTTCCAGCAAACTAAGGAGTACAATACTGTGCTTTTTAGTTGGTACTTCAAGGGCTTCGAGTTTCTCCATTCGTATATGATCAAACACCCCACTGGAGTAGACCTCAAGAATCTTGATATGGAGATGGTTGATCAAGAGATGGCGACAGACGAGGTTGCTCAATCTACTGCTCCTGAATCTACCCTCGAGGACATTTATATGCCTCCTCCAAATGGTCATAACAATATCTCTAATGTAAGAACAATGCTTTTAGCCCAGCGTTTATGagcttttaattttaacattaaaaCAATGGTAAATGTCcgttgtttttgggcttttagtTATTTTCATGATCGCATACTTACTTGCTCGTTACTCTTTTCCCACGTCAGTTCTTTGTTTTTATCTGGATGGATTTTTGTCGTATATTTTCCTCATCAGTAATTTACATCCGTCTAGGCGGAATTTTGTTACTTAGCTATTTTTCTCATGACTTACACCTTCTTAAGGGATCTTGCCGTCTTTTTGACTTCGTCAGTAACGTACATCTGTCTAGGTGGAATtttgttacttagccatttttgACTTACACCCTTGTAGGGATCTTGTCATTCTTTTGATTTCGTCAGTAACATACATctgtcaaggcggaatcttgttacttagccattttGACTTACACCTTTGTAGGGATCTTGTCATTCTTTTGACTTCGTCAATAACGTACAttcgtcaaggcggaatcttgttacttagccattttttttttacttttgctgCACTAGATCTGCTTTTAAATCTCGGTTGAATAGTcctttttattgctttcaagAATAAGTACAATTGCCTGTTACAACTATTGATGGTATTTCTTCAagtgctcaatgttccatgATCGTGGAAGTCTCTGCCCGTCTAGGGTCTCCAGGTGATAGCTGCCTTGTCTGGAGTAATGGACAACCCGGTATGGCCCTTCCTTGtggggccgagttttccttGGGCAGAGTCTCTGGTTGCTGGGGTGACCTTGCGTAGGACAAGGTCTCCTATGTCAAGTCGTCTAAGCTTTACTCTTTTGTTGTAGTAATCGGCCACCTTCTGCTGGTACTTAATCATCTTGTCGAAGGCTTTCTCTCTAACTTCGTCTAGGCAATCCAGGTTGACTCGTAACTGGTCGTCATTATTCTCCTCGTGAAACATCTCTCGCCTGGTGCTGGTTATTCCTACTTCAAATGGGATTACTGCTTCGGTGCCATAGGTGAGTTTGAAAGAGGTTTCTCCTGTTGGGGTTCTTGCCGTGGTCTTGTAAGCCCACAACACATTGGGTAATTCCTCTAACCAGGCATCCTTTGCATCGTTTAGTTTGGCCTTGATAATCTTGAATAGTGTTCGATTCGTTACCTTCATCTGTCCGTTTGCCTGCGGATGTCCTAGGGATGAGAACTGGTTCTTGATCCCTAGGCTTGAACAGAAGTCCCTGAAACTTTGGCTGTCGAACTGCCGTCCGTTATCTGATATGATTGTCCAtggaatcccgaacctgcaaattatgttcttccacacaaagttCTGGATCTTGGCTTCAGTGATGGTTGCTAGTGCTTTTGCTtcgacccactttgtgaagtaatcaatgGCAGCTAGTAGGAATTTTACCTGTCCTTTGCCTTGAGGCAATGGGCCGACGATGTcgattccccattgtgcaaagggctAAGGGGAGGATATCGTCGTCAGTCTTTCCGCTGGAAGGCATTGGACGTTCCTaaacctttggcacttgtcaCACTTCTTGACGAGCTCCCTTGCATCTACCTGCATTGTAGGCCAGAAATAAAATGTTCTGATAACTTTACTTACCAGTGATGTGGGGTCTGCATGGTCTCCATAAACTTCTTCATGGATCTCTTTTAGAATATATTTGgcttcttcttcatctacaCACTTCAGGTAAGGCATGGAAAAGCCTCTCTTATATAGTGTGTCGTTTAGAATCGTGAATCTGGCTGCTCTCCTCCTGACCTTCTTGGCCACCTCGATGTCTTGAGGGAGGTGCCTATCTTGGAGAAAGGATATGATTGATGTCATCCAGCTACCTGTGTTCTGGATTGTGAAAATGGAGATCTCCTTGATGCTGGGGCGTTTCTGGACTTCTGTCACCAAGCCCATGCTCACCGCTCCTTCTTCCGATGATGCTAGCTTCGTGACTTCGTTTGCTACCATATTCTGGCTTCTGGGGATCTGCACAAATTCTACTTTATCGAATTCCTAAGTCAAATGCTTCGCCAGCCTGAGGTATTTCTACATTCGTTCCTCCTTTGCTTCATATTCTTCCTTAATCTGCCCTATCACGAGCTTTGAATCGCTCTGGACCAGTAGGTTCTTAGCTCTGAGTGCCTTACCAAGCCTTAGTCCCGTCAGTATTTCTTTGTACTCAGTCTTGTTATTGGTGGCTGGGAATTTCAGTTGAACTCCATATTTGAGCACTTCTCCGTCAGGGGTGATTATGATAACCCCTACTTCCTCTCTCCTttgggctgacgaaccatcGGTCTGTACTATCTATCGCCTTATTTCATTGGTGAGGTTATTCTCGTCTGGGAGGGTGAACTCGGCGATGAAGTCCGCTAAGACTTGTGCCTTAATGGCTGACCTGGGGTGATACTCAATATTGAACTGGCTGAGTTCAATAGCCCACTGGACCATTCTTTTTGCTGCTTTAGGCTTGTTAATGGACTTCCAGATGGGTTGATCCGTCATCACCAGTATAGGATTCGCCTGAAAGTATGGTCGCAGTTTGCGCGAGGCTACTATTAGCGCGAAGACAATCTTTTCAATCCTTGGGTACTTAGCTTCAGCACCTTGAAAAGCTTGACTAACGTAGTAAACTGGGAGCtgtttcttttcctcttcttgaaTGAGGGCTGCACTCACGGCTATGGCTGATACTACCAAATACAAATATAAGTTTCCCCCTTCCTTGGATGGACTCAAGAGGGGTGGATTACTCAGGTAACGTTTGAGTTCCTGAAACATTGCTTCACATTCGTCAGTCCAGGCAAAGGACTGCTTCAATATCTTAAAGAAGGGCAAGCATTTGTCCGTCGCTCTGGAGACGATCTATTGAGAGTTGCGATTCTTCCTGTGAGCTTCTAGACTTCTTTGACGGTTTTGGGCGATGTCATGTTGAGTATGGCCTGTACCTTCTCCGGGTTTGCTTCTATCCCTCTCTGgaacaccatgaatcccaagaacttcCCGAGGCTACACCGAAGGCACACTTGCTAggattcaacttcatctggTATTGTCTGAGGGTGGTAAACGTCTCCTTCAGGTCGTCCAGGTGGGCAAGTTCTTCTCtactcttgacgagcatgtCGTCCACGTAAACCTCTATATTCCTGCCAATTTGCTTGCTGAATATCTTGTTTACTAACCTCTGGTAGGTTGCTCTTGCATTCTTTAGctcgaagggcatcaccttatagcaaTATAGCCCTTGACTTGTgatgaaaacaattttcttttgatcttCTTCAGCCATTTTTATCTGGTTGTACCTAGAGAAAGCGTTCATGAACATCAGCAACTTATGCCCAGCCGTAGAGTCCACTAGTTGGTCTATCCTTGGCAAAGGGAAACTATCTTTCGGGAAAGCTTTGTTGAGGttcgtgaagtccacgcacattctccatttcCCATTCACTTTTTTCACTAGCACGACG of Quercus lobata isolate SW786 chromosome 8, ValleyOak3.0 Primary Assembly, whole genome shotgun sequence contains these proteins:
- the LOC115958572 gene encoding uncharacterized protein LOC115958572 is translated as MEQGVVLEVRSSELETGLSSSDRLVEGDTVVSAPQEVKAFHALEEECGLDGKTLSRFKDKFQFLDRVRVRLPSEEDRACHFFPGEVYFYEATFLCGLRFPIHPFIMELLDHFGIVPGQLMPNLWRIVVNYMGIWLAAMDGDMIRVNELVYLYRLKASKEHRYYELLPWERRIRIVWNLPSSFRY